The Methanoregula boonei 6A8 genome has a window encoding:
- a CDS encoding DUF4418 family protein has protein sequence MVSVGKTQNLIITGIFILLGLLIVLTPWYIFPICEIAEKSGSMQMGTSGDNSMNMNMDSGTHMVCWYTAEAEAGTGALVILVGLVLFALPNRDSRRSLGVIAIGLGVVTVLLPTYLIGMCTSSPDTPCNIGTKPALILLGVLTAITGIYLFLAKGDSPTQPV, from the coding sequence ATGGTATCGGTTGGAAAAACACAAAATCTTATCATTACAGGAATTTTCATTCTCCTTGGCCTGCTTATTGTGCTGACGCCGTGGTATATCTTCCCGATCTGTGAGATCGCCGAAAAGTCGGGGTCCATGCAGATGGGAACCAGCGGTGACAACTCCATGAATATGAACATGGACAGTGGTACGCACATGGTCTGCTGGTACACCGCCGAAGCAGAAGCGGGTACCGGAGCGCTGGTGATCCTCGTCGGGCTGGTCCTGTTCGCGCTGCCAAACCGTGATTCACGCCGGTCTCTTGGGGTTATCGCTATTGGCCTTGGGGTCGTCACCGTACTATTGCCGACCTACCTTATCGGGATGTGTACCTCTTCCCCGGACACTCCGTGCAATATAGGGACAAAACCTGCACTGATCCTTTTGGGAGTACTCACTGCAATTACCGGCATTTACCTGTTCCTTGCAAAGGGCGATTCCCCAACCCAACCGGTCTGA
- a CDS encoding nitrogenase component 1 translates to MTKAVQAKVSSAVDLPASDALEAPRFSCALAGAYSTAVGLYGAVPILHSGAGCGIGQLFGQFYGGGQNAGGPVGGTSTPCSSLIEEHVIFGGEKKLRNLIESSVELVNGQFYAVISGCIPSLIGDDTESVVKEFRDKVPIISIKAAGFSGNSYQGYELFFESLIDQFLTPQTKVKGQVNIFGIVPYQHLFWKGDLDVIRELLESIGLKPNIIFTRFDSVEALKSIPAAEYNIVLSPWVGHETAEKLKEKFKTPFIAFPGVPIGPKQSSEFLRVVGKKLRVPAKTVEKVIEEREKRAYRFTEYLGDILTLVRPHAYFSVVADSSTAISITKFLANELGYLPEIVQIADDPHEDKRDLIRRELLETLETPVKPEIVFEVDSYRIRQNLKNRNSLFLFASSLESPISLAEFGAIPLTVAFPSFDRLILEHSYAGYKGGLFLAEDFMSKFAGPL, encoded by the coding sequence ATGACAAAAGCAGTACAAGCAAAAGTATCCTCCGCTGTGGATCTCCCGGCATCTGATGCCCTGGAAGCTCCGCGGTTCTCCTGCGCCCTTGCGGGAGCGTACTCAACCGCGGTTGGTCTGTATGGGGCGGTTCCGATCCTTCATTCAGGAGCGGGTTGCGGAATTGGCCAGCTTTTCGGTCAGTTCTATGGCGGGGGGCAGAATGCCGGAGGCCCGGTAGGAGGGACTTCCACACCCTGCTCCTCCCTTATTGAGGAGCATGTCATCTTCGGTGGGGAGAAGAAACTCCGGAACCTGATAGAATCCAGTGTTGAACTCGTAAACGGGCAGTTTTACGCGGTAATCTCGGGATGTATCCCTTCACTCATTGGAGATGACACTGAATCCGTGGTAAAGGAATTCCGTGATAAGGTGCCAATCATCTCTATAAAGGCTGCCGGATTCTCAGGAAATTCCTACCAGGGATACGAGCTGTTTTTTGAATCGCTCATTGACCAGTTCCTCACACCCCAGACAAAAGTGAAAGGGCAGGTCAATATCTTTGGCATAGTGCCGTACCAGCACCTGTTCTGGAAAGGAGATCTGGACGTTATCAGGGAACTCCTTGAATCAATCGGCCTGAAACCCAATATCATCTTTACCCGGTTCGATTCCGTTGAAGCCCTCAAAAGCATTCCCGCGGCGGAATACAATATTGTGCTCTCGCCCTGGGTAGGGCACGAAACCGCAGAGAAACTCAAGGAGAAGTTCAAAACCCCGTTCATTGCATTCCCCGGGGTCCCCATCGGTCCCAAGCAGAGCTCGGAATTCCTCCGTGTTGTTGGTAAGAAACTAAGGGTACCGGCAAAGACCGTCGAGAAGGTTATTGAAGAGCGGGAGAAGCGGGCATACCGGTTCACCGAGTACCTGGGGGATATCCTCACTCTTGTCCGGCCCCATGCGTATTTCTCGGTCGTTGCAGACAGCAGTACCGCAATCAGTATCACGAAATTCCTGGCAAACGAACTCGGGTATCTCCCGGAGATCGTGCAGATCGCAGACGATCCCCATGAGGATAAGCGCGATCTCATCCGCAGGGAACTGCTCGAGACCCTCGAAACACCGGTGAAACCGGAGATCGTCTTTGAGGTGGATTCCTACCGTATCAGGCAGAATCTGAAAAACCGGAATTCACTCTTCCTGTTTGCGAGTTCCCTGGAATCTCCGATCTCCCTTGCCGAATTTGGGGCAATCCCCCTGACCGTGGCATTCCCCTCATTTGACCGGCTCATCCTGGAGCACTCCTATGCCGGGTATAAAGGAGGGCTCTTCCTTGCAGAGGACTTCATGAGCAAATTTGCCGGGCCCCTGTGA
- a CDS encoding Fe-only nitrogenase accessory AnfO family protein, translating to MGISEIAVIIGENGRTVPLTGPGTIVIFQRSHGVWQSQRTFPFALEPGKGLQGLHRKVAELVTFLGDCRTFVAQSANGAVYSELARARCHVWEVAGQPEEFLDSVCLEAKDNDKQEACPQPRPDSGNAGIPVPLETAPGKFTVSITEIQRKRSGVSSKQVLQQFIRSSRFTELELFCEHLPPWIGVEADFLGLMIETRHHAPHEVRVVLKKSK from the coding sequence ATGGGCATTTCAGAGATTGCGGTAATTATCGGGGAGAATGGCCGGACTGTTCCCCTCACCGGTCCGGGGACAATCGTTATTTTTCAGCGCAGCCATGGGGTGTGGCAGAGCCAAAGGACGTTTCCTTTCGCTCTTGAACCCGGAAAAGGATTGCAGGGACTGCACCGGAAAGTAGCGGAGCTTGTTACCTTTCTTGGGGATTGCCGTACCTTTGTTGCACAGTCGGCAAACGGAGCTGTTTACTCCGAACTTGCACGAGCCCGCTGCCATGTGTGGGAAGTTGCAGGTCAACCGGAAGAATTCCTCGACTCCGTCTGCCTGGAAGCAAAAGATAACGACAAACAGGAAGCGTGTCCCCAGCCCCGGCCGGATTCCGGTAACGCCGGTATACCCGTCCCGCTTGAAACGGCACCCGGTAAATTCACGGTGTCGATTACAGAGATCCAGAGAAAACGTTCCGGTGTGAGCAGCAAGCAGGTGCTCCAGCAGTTTATCCGCAGTTCCCGTTTTACCGAGCTTGAACTATTCTGCGAACATCTGCCACCCTGGATTGGAGTCGAGGCAGATTTCCTTGGGCTTATGATTGAGACCAGACACCATGCTCCCCACGAGGTCAGGGTGGTGCTGAAAAAGTCAAAATAA
- a CDS encoding nitrogenase component 1: MTENKSPHIIDSKINLEEATCPNREQRANGINVWYGKASDLVKEAREGTLTRRERKFQQTSGCVLNFYLTVRVGTIRDAAVVYHAPVGCSSSALGYRELYRGVPVELGRPAEYDLHWITTNLRENDVVYGATEKLKSAIFEAQRRYNPKAIFVMTSCTSGIIGEDIEGVVAEVQPKVKARIVPVHCEGSRSRLVQTGYDAFWHGVLKYLVKKPQKKQKDLVNVASMLSYTWQDRLEIKRLLEKVGLRVNFIPEFATVEQLEQLSEAAVTAPLCPTYTDYLSRGLEQEYGVPYFLYPSPMGIANTDAWLREIGKHTGKSKEIEKLIEDEHKVWIPKLKAIQEEFAKVKADGKKVEVLGALGQGRLLAQLPYFDELGLKSSAAMCQDFDNLILGDLENLIKNVGDFDILVNTFQAAEQSHITRKLDPDIALTCPFQGGAFKRDKGMTRIHALRGDPDPWSRQSGYTGAIAFGNFLLQSLKSSAFQRTMLEKTENTYKDWWYRQPDPLHYLIKEDGEP; this comes from the coding sequence ATGACTGAAAATAAATCACCACATATTATCGATTCCAAGATCAATCTTGAGGAAGCAACGTGCCCGAACCGTGAACAGCGTGCAAATGGGATTAATGTCTGGTACGGAAAGGCCAGCGATCTGGTAAAGGAGGCGCGTGAAGGAACCCTTACGCGTCGGGAACGAAAATTCCAGCAGACCTCAGGCTGCGTGCTCAACTTCTATCTCACGGTACGGGTGGGAACGATACGCGATGCAGCGGTAGTTTACCATGCACCGGTTGGATGTTCCTCATCCGCTCTTGGGTACCGGGAACTGTACCGCGGTGTTCCGGTTGAACTCGGGCGACCGGCAGAATATGATCTCCACTGGATAACCACCAACCTCCGGGAAAATGATGTTGTCTATGGCGCAACCGAAAAACTCAAGAGTGCCATATTTGAGGCACAACGCCGCTACAATCCCAAGGCCATATTCGTTATGACTTCATGCACCTCCGGGATCATCGGAGAGGATATTGAAGGAGTGGTTGCAGAGGTTCAGCCAAAAGTGAAAGCCAGGATAGTTCCGGTCCACTGCGAAGGTTCGCGATCCCGGCTGGTACAGACCGGGTACGATGCGTTCTGGCATGGGGTCCTGAAGTACCTTGTGAAAAAACCGCAGAAGAAGCAGAAGGATCTGGTCAATGTTGCAAGCATGCTTTCGTATACCTGGCAGGACAGGCTTGAGATCAAGAGATTGCTCGAAAAAGTCGGGCTCCGGGTCAATTTTATTCCGGAATTTGCAACTGTCGAGCAGCTGGAACAGCTCAGTGAAGCTGCGGTAACGGCACCCTTGTGCCCGACCTACACTGATTACCTCTCCCGGGGACTTGAACAGGAATACGGTGTCCCCTATTTCCTCTATCCTTCCCCGATGGGTATTGCAAACACGGACGCCTGGCTGCGGGAGATTGGAAAACATACCGGGAAATCAAAAGAGATTGAGAAACTCATCGAGGATGAACATAAAGTCTGGATTCCCAAGCTTAAGGCAATTCAGGAAGAATTTGCAAAAGTTAAAGCCGACGGTAAGAAAGTGGAAGTGCTTGGCGCACTCGGCCAGGGGCGGCTTCTTGCCCAGCTCCCGTACTTCGATGAACTGGGACTCAAATCTTCGGCAGCCATGTGCCAGGATTTTGATAACCTGATTCTCGGGGATCTCGAAAACCTGATCAAAAATGTAGGAGACTTTGATATCCTGGTCAACACGTTCCAGGCAGCGGAACAGTCACACATAACAAGAAAACTTGATCCGGATATTGCTCTCACCTGTCCGTTCCAGGGAGGAGCGTTCAAGCGGGATAAAGGTATGACCAGGATTCACGCACTCCGGGGCGATCCGGATCCCTGGAGCCGGCAAAGCGGGTACACAGGTGCGATCGCATTTGGGAATTTCCTGCTTCAGTCGCTCAAAAGCAGTGCGTTCCAGCGGACCATGCTCGAAAAAACAGAGAACACCTACAAGGACTGGTGGTACCGTCAGCCCGATCCCCTCCACTACCTGATAAAAGAGGATGGAGAGCCATGA
- a CDS encoding APC family permease: protein MSDTTTAESNKTNGLKRSYLSSFEVLGQSIAAIAPSATPALVIPLVFGFAGNGTWLAYVIGLVVFLLVSFSINQFTKRSATPGNLYSFIVKGLGTDAGVITGWGLVLAYLLTASAVLCGYINYANVLIGYSGAAFPPILQAIILGIIGAAIAWYIAVKDIRLSTRVMLTCEIISMTLITLLAIIVIVNHGFSIDPAQTSLQGVSLSSWGIGLVLAFFSFCGFESATSLGHEAKDPLKTIPRAVITSTAVVGVFFILLSYVEVFSFQGSSTALNNAAAPLTDIANANGIAAFGPLISIGALISFWACFLACINAGSRVLYLMGQHGVVDNRVGNAHESNRTPHIAITASVIAASVIPFILIAYGGGLFDIYGWVGTVGTYGFVFAYALVAIAAPLYLLREKELKRPDIALAAVTILLLAAAIAGSIYSNNASGAPYSWFIYIFVGWLIAGGAWFLISKRRHPQLSSRITSEIEKVHTEFRVIRANGGNGPK, encoded by the coding sequence ATGAGTGATACTACAACTGCAGAGTCAAACAAAACAAACGGACTAAAACGATCGTACCTGTCCTCGTTTGAAGTACTGGGCCAGTCCATTGCCGCTATCGCGCCCAGCGCGACGCCGGCCCTCGTTATCCCTCTGGTATTCGGATTTGCCGGTAACGGAACCTGGCTTGCATACGTTATCGGACTGGTGGTCTTCCTCTTAGTGTCCTTTAGCATCAACCAGTTCACTAAGCGATCTGCCACGCCCGGGAACCTGTACTCCTTTATCGTCAAAGGATTAGGCACCGATGCCGGTGTGATTACCGGCTGGGGCCTGGTGCTTGCATACCTGCTCACGGCATCCGCAGTACTGTGCGGGTATATCAATTACGCAAATGTCCTGATTGGCTATTCCGGCGCTGCCTTCCCACCGATCCTTCAGGCGATTATCCTGGGAATTATCGGTGCCGCGATTGCCTGGTATATCGCGGTAAAGGACATCCGGCTCTCAACCCGGGTGATGCTTACGTGCGAAATAATCTCGATGACGCTGATAACACTCCTTGCCATTATCGTCATTGTCAATCACGGCTTTTCCATCGACCCGGCCCAGACCTCCCTGCAGGGAGTATCGCTCTCAAGCTGGGGAATCGGCCTGGTTCTTGCCTTCTTCTCCTTCTGTGGCTTTGAGAGTGCAACCTCTCTTGGGCATGAAGCCAAGGATCCCTTAAAGACGATCCCACGGGCTGTGATCACGAGCACGGCCGTTGTCGGTGTCTTCTTTATCCTTCTCTCCTACGTCGAGGTCTTTTCGTTCCAGGGAAGTTCCACGGCGCTGAACAATGCTGCTGCACCCCTGACCGACATTGCCAACGCAAACGGGATTGCCGCATTTGGCCCGCTGATCTCGATTGGCGCACTCATCAGTTTCTGGGCCTGCTTTCTGGCATGCATCAACGCCGGGTCGCGGGTACTGTACCTGATGGGACAGCACGGCGTGGTGGATAACCGGGTGGGCAATGCACATGAATCCAACAGGACCCCGCATATTGCCATCACTGCCTCGGTCATCGCAGCATCTGTAATCCCGTTCATCCTTATCGCGTACGGCGGCGGACTCTTTGACATATACGGGTGGGTAGGCACCGTGGGGACCTATGGATTTGTCTTTGCCTATGCACTGGTCGCTATCGCCGCACCGCTGTACCTGCTCAGGGAAAAAGAGCTCAAACGCCCGGACATCGCCCTTGCGGCGGTCACGATTCTGCTGCTTGCGGCAGCCATCGCGGGAAGCATCTATTCGAACAATGCCTCCGGGGCCCCGTACAGCTGGTTTATCTATATCTTTGTCGGCTGGCTCATTGCGGGAGGGGCGTGGTTCCTGATCTCCAAAAGACGCCACCCTCAGCTCTCTTCCCGTATCACAAGCGAGATCGAAAAAGTACACACCGAGTTCCGGGTTATCCGGGCTAATGGGGGAAACGGGCCAAAGTAA
- a CDS encoding GNAT family N-acetyltransferase: protein MIIRRLQKEDLPALARLYMQFWNEESSLVRMQETFARLRNDPDYVFLVAEVDDEIAGSLMGIICEELYGECRPFLVIEDVIVDREFRQQGIGSALIREIESYAVSRNCNYIIFVSELERTDAVPFYRSLGYAPDSYRGFKKRLGAQGKRSLPPPLTDTRNPE from the coding sequence ATGATCATCAGACGACTGCAAAAAGAAGATCTTCCTGCCCTGGCCCGGCTGTACATGCAGTTCTGGAACGAGGAGTCTTCCCTTGTGCGGATGCAGGAAACCTTTGCGCGGCTCAGGAATGATCCGGATTACGTTTTTCTTGTCGCTGAGGTGGACGATGAGATAGCCGGGTCTCTCATGGGGATCATCTGCGAAGAGCTTTATGGTGAATGCCGCCCGTTTTTGGTCATTGAGGACGTGATCGTTGACCGCGAATTCCGTCAGCAGGGGATAGGTTCTGCACTGATACGCGAGATCGAGTCATACGCGGTCTCGCGCAACTGCAATTACATCATTTTTGTATCTGAGCTTGAGCGGACCGATGCAGTCCCGTTCTACCGCTCGCTCGGGTACGCCCCCGATTCGTACCGGGGCTTCAAAAAACGGCTGGGCGCACAGGGTAAACGATCACTGCCTCCGCCCCTCACCGATACCAGGAACCCGGAATAA
- a CDS encoding ABC transporter ATP-binding protein translates to MIEARGLVKTYYDGEREIRPLNGTDFVCSAGEFVLIVGRSGSGKTTLLNVIGGLTRPTTGSVQVVGKDILALSDAECAALRSRNIGFVFQFPGLLSTLSARENVALSGEIAGTTGKHASNERASNLLARVGLGEKADSPPSHLSGGELKRTAIARALMNHPSLLLADEPTADLDGDTEREVMELFREINREGTTIIMVTHNMDIASYASRVVRMEKGKLVPVELVK, encoded by the coding sequence ATGATCGAAGCCAGAGGTCTTGTAAAGACCTATTATGACGGGGAACGGGAAATCCGGCCGCTTAACGGGACGGACTTTGTCTGCAGCGCCGGAGAGTTTGTCCTTATTGTGGGCAGATCAGGGTCCGGGAAAACAACGCTCCTGAATGTCATTGGCGGGCTGACCCGACCGACTACGGGGAGCGTACAGGTTGTGGGAAAGGATATCCTGGCATTATCCGATGCAGAATGTGCGGCCCTGAGATCCCGCAACATCGGATTTGTTTTCCAGTTCCCGGGGCTGCTCTCTACACTTTCTGCCCGGGAGAATGTTGCATTGTCAGGAGAGATTGCGGGAACTACCGGAAAGCATGCCAGTAACGAACGGGCCAGTAATCTCCTTGCACGTGTCGGCCTTGGGGAAAAAGCAGACAGCCCCCCCTCGCATCTCTCCGGAGGGGAACTCAAACGGACCGCCATTGCCCGGGCGCTCATGAACCATCCCTCACTCCTCCTCGCAGATGAACCGACTGCAGATCTTGATGGGGATACAGAACGGGAAGTAATGGAACTGTTCCGAGAAATTAACCGGGAGGGCACGACCATCATCATGGTAACCCATAATATGGACATCGCATCGTATGCCTCCCGCGTTGTGCGCATGGAAAAGGGCAAACTCGTTCCGGTCGAGCTGGTGAAATAG
- a CDS encoding radical SAM protein — MEDYLLLKAALVTEGIRSDPASVAEVGTRYKEQNHGLFGWDFENHTEQKLPDDFTLPDGTVVQYRKNSRSPYHVVPEDGRLHLHHNEQRICEVKWLRRPRYYTEKTTKGNDMIKIGQLGGQDCLFFCYQNYCSHFAKKQQCAFCNLVSTSDVYNSVMRRKDPVEVGEVVKAAWAEGDTNHVNLTGGCISLKREIEIVSEILSSIREHTGFDSVPGTLLPSPAKGEAIQKFYETGIGSLCFAMEVWDKKYYEAICPGKAAGTSHDEFVENIKKAVEVFGEGNVYTIFVLGLEPKENFLAGVNAISELGANVIPFVWSPNPGSKLYGHRAPFAEWYAQTNREAAEIVREHKVPAGTRNHCYLCDGNSLLHDALREKGVV, encoded by the coding sequence ATGGAAGATTACCTGTTACTAAAGGCGGCCCTTGTCACCGAGGGGATACGGTCAGATCCTGCAAGCGTTGCAGAGGTCGGGACCCGGTACAAAGAGCAGAACCACGGTCTCTTTGGCTGGGATTTTGAAAACCACACCGAGCAGAAACTCCCCGATGACTTCACCCTCCCCGACGGGACCGTGGTGCAGTACCGCAAGAATTCGCGTTCACCGTACCACGTGGTGCCCGAGGATGGCAGGCTGCACCTGCACCATAACGAGCAGCGGATCTGCGAGGTGAAATGGCTGCGGCGGCCCCGGTATTACACAGAAAAGACCACAAAGGGAAACGACATGATAAAGATCGGGCAGCTCGGCGGGCAGGACTGCCTCTTTTTCTGCTACCAGAACTACTGCTCCCATTTTGCCAAAAAACAACAGTGCGCCTTCTGCAACCTGGTCTCCACCTCAGATGTGTACAACTCGGTCATGAGAAGAAAGGACCCGGTTGAAGTGGGAGAAGTTGTGAAAGCTGCATGGGCGGAAGGCGACACCAACCACGTCAACCTCACCGGTGGGTGCATCTCCCTGAAGCGGGAGATTGAGATCGTTTCGGAGATCCTATCCTCGATCCGGGAGCACACGGGCTTTGATTCGGTGCCAGGAACCCTTCTTCCCTCGCCGGCCAAAGGAGAAGCGATCCAGAAGTTCTACGAGACCGGGATTGGGTCACTCTGCTTTGCCATGGAAGTCTGGGACAAAAAATACTACGAGGCAATCTGCCCGGGGAAGGCTGCGGGCACATCGCATGATGAGTTTGTGGAAAACATAAAAAAAGCAGTGGAGGTCTTCGGTGAAGGCAATGTGTATACGATCTTTGTTCTGGGCCTGGAACCAAAAGAGAACTTCCTTGCCGGCGTGAATGCTATCTCGGAACTGGGAGCAAACGTAATCCCGTTTGTCTGGTCCCCGAACCCCGGCTCGAAATTGTACGGCCATCGCGCCCCATTTGCAGAATGGTACGCACAGACTAACCGCGAGGCGGCGGAGATTGTCCGTGAGCATAAGGTCCCTGCAGGCACCCGGAACCACTGCTACCTCTGCGATGGGAACTCCCTGTTGCACGATGCACTCCGGGAAAAAGGAGTTGTGTGA
- a CDS encoding ABC transporter permease, which translates to MFGLIARSIIHRPVRNGALILAFAFIAASLFSSHYLLAGASDSVKSEIAKLGADIIVVPQEYTADSEAVLLRGEPSTFFFNDSVVPLIRNVSGVQQVEPQIFIATLSASCCSLPVQLIAIDPTQDFTITPWLEANQQKPLGQDEIIVGNKIVPQVGSNLTFYGHTFRIVGKLDPTGTGLDTSIFLRTADAYTMAEESNKTAVKPLVLPKGVASAVLVQVNDAAETTNVSYRIVEQVPGTRVLTSSALVSTVSDQLAGITQILDLSALVATLISLPLIALISLMVVNERRREIGVLRALGATRAMIFRLILGESVIIAAIGGILGIASSWIILILFQGYIAEVTRIPLSMPVISSLGYISALTLIVTVAVGGLAALYPAVRSALIEPYEAIRSGEL; encoded by the coding sequence ATGTTTGGACTTATTGCCCGTAGTATTATTCACCGCCCGGTAAGAAACGGGGCCCTCATTCTGGCGTTTGCCTTCATAGCTGCAAGCCTCTTCTCCAGTCACTACCTGCTCGCCGGTGCTTCAGACAGTGTGAAATCCGAAATTGCGAAACTGGGGGCAGATATCATTGTAGTGCCTCAGGAGTATACCGCTGACAGCGAGGCGGTTCTCCTCAGGGGAGAACCCTCCACATTCTTTTTTAATGATTCTGTGGTCCCCCTCATCAGGAATGTCTCCGGTGTTCAACAGGTTGAACCACAGATCTTTATTGCGACCCTTTCCGCGAGCTGCTGCTCCCTTCCGGTTCAGCTCATTGCCATTGATCCCACCCAGGATTTTACGATTACCCCCTGGCTCGAAGCAAACCAGCAGAAACCGCTTGGTCAGGACGAAATCATAGTCGGGAATAAAATAGTGCCCCAGGTCGGGTCCAATCTTACGTTTTATGGTCACACTTTCAGGATCGTGGGAAAACTCGATCCCACGGGGACCGGACTGGATACCTCGATATTTCTCCGTACTGCTGACGCATATACGATGGCAGAGGAGTCAAATAAAACCGCGGTAAAGCCGCTTGTCCTTCCCAAGGGTGTTGCGTCTGCCGTACTTGTACAGGTGAATGACGCCGCCGAGACGACCAATGTGTCCTATCGCATCGTAGAGCAGGTTCCCGGAACAAGAGTACTCACTTCATCGGCCCTGGTCAGCACGGTATCCGATCAACTGGCAGGAATTACGCAGATTCTTGATCTCTCTGCGCTTGTCGCCACGCTCATTTCCCTGCCCCTGATTGCCCTGATATCGCTGATGGTAGTAAATGAACGCCGGCGGGAGATTGGGGTGTTGCGGGCCCTTGGGGCTACACGGGCAATGATATTCCGTCTTATCCTCGGGGAATCGGTTATTATTGCAGCGATCGGGGGCATCCTGGGGATTGCATCATCCTGGATCATTCTCATACTGTTCCAGGGTTATATTGCAGAGGTCACCCGTATCCCCCTCTCCATGCCGGTTATATCATCCCTTGGATACATTTCTGCTCTCACCCTCATTGTGACCGTGGCAGTTGGCGGTCTTGCAGCGCTCTACCCTGCCGTGCGGAGTGCACTCATCGAACCCTATGAAGCGATACGGAGCGGTGAACTATGA
- a CDS encoding nucleotide-binding protein, with amino-acid sequence MAKQRNIAIYGKGGIGKSTTSSNISAALSELGLKVMQIGCDPKSDSTNTLRGGRFIPTVLDSLRSGKRVETSDIIHEGFNGVLCVEAGGPEPGVGCAGRGIITAIELLRQRKVFEEFKPDVVIYDVLGDVVCGGFGIPIREGVAEQVYTVSSSDFMAIYAANNLFKGIKKYANSGGALFSGIIANSTNLPVQREIVEDFAASTKTTIAEYVPRSLTVTKSELQGKTVIEAAPESEQAEVYRVLAKKILSNQDRYVPAPLDTDQLKDWAESWSDKLLEQRDSPTHVKCELECIVPGAEPIIAKPRSQRSPAVKAATPRRTAKAKG; translated from the coding sequence ATGGCAAAACAGAGAAACATTGCGATATATGGAAAAGGCGGCATCGGAAAGTCCACCACCTCGTCCAATATCAGTGCCGCACTCTCGGAACTTGGCCTCAAAGTGATGCAGATCGGATGTGATCCCAAGAGCGATTCAACAAACACGCTCCGGGGAGGCCGGTTCATCCCGACAGTTCTGGATTCCCTGAGAAGCGGAAAGAGGGTTGAGACAAGTGACATTATCCACGAAGGATTCAATGGTGTCCTCTGCGTTGAAGCCGGGGGCCCTGAGCCCGGCGTCGGCTGTGCCGGCCGCGGCATCATCACCGCAATTGAACTCCTCCGCCAGCGGAAGGTCTTTGAAGAGTTCAAACCGGATGTCGTTATTTACGATGTCCTTGGGGATGTGGTCTGCGGGGGATTTGGTATACCCATCCGTGAAGGCGTGGCCGAACAGGTCTACACCGTGAGTTCGTCCGACTTCATGGCGATTTATGCGGCAAACAATCTCTTCAAAGGCATCAAGAAGTATGCGAACAGCGGGGGAGCATTGTTCTCCGGTATCATAGCAAATTCCACAAACCTGCCTGTACAGCGCGAGATTGTCGAGGACTTTGCCGCTTCCACAAAGACAACTATTGCAGAATATGTTCCCCGTTCGCTTACCGTAACCAAAAGTGAGCTCCAGGGAAAGACTGTGATAGAGGCGGCTCCGGAGTCGGAGCAGGCCGAGGTCTACCGTGTCCTTGCAAAGAAGATCCTCAGTAATCAGGACCGGTATGTCCCGGCTCCGCTGGATACCGACCAGCTCAAAGACTGGGCCGAGAGCTGGTCTGACAAACTGCTCGAGCAGCGCGACTCCCCGACCCATGTGAAGTGTGAACTCGAATGCATTGTCCCCGGCGCAGAGCCAATTATTGCAAAACCCCGATCCCAGCGATCTCCTGCAGTAAAAGCGGCCACTCCCCGGAGAACTGCCAAAGCAAAAGGATGA